The proteins below are encoded in one region of Pseudomonadota bacterium:
- the lpdA gene encoding dihydrolipoyl dehydrogenase, whose product MAELHTIEVPDIGDFNDVEIIEVHVSVNDVLAVEQSLLTVESDKASMDIPAPHAGTLTSLQVKVGDTISAGSVIGVMELAESGSAAPAAHAPLDAPAAAPETPAAASIAQDTDRHCQLLVLGAGPGGYSAAFRAADLGVDTVLIERNPTLGGVCLNVGCIPSKALLHIAAVIDETAHLAHAGVRFAAPEVDLDGLRTHKDNVVAKLTGGLTGMAKQRKVDVVRGVGTFAGPNRLRVALADGGETHIGFDRCIIAAGSESVNLPFLPDDPRVVDSTGALELPAIPKRMLVIGGGIIGLELGSVYATLGASVDIVEMTGSLMPGADPDLVKAWQKHNASRFDRVMLNTRTTAAEAIEAGIRVSFEGEAAPDADVVYDFVLQAVGRRPNGTLLHVEQAALTPTERGFLDVDAQMRTAQPHIFAIGDIVGQPMLAHKAVHEGHVAAEVIAGELLNDDKLKAAAFDPMQIPSVAYTDPEVAWAGKTESELKAAGIDYRKGQFPFAASGRAIANNRTEGFTKLLFEAESGRIIGGGIVGTGAGDYIGEVCLAIEMGADDVDIGKTIHPHPTLGESIGLAAEVAHGSCTDLPPQRRR is encoded by the coding sequence ATGGCTGAACTGCACACCATCGAAGTGCCCGACATCGGCGACTTCAACGACGTCGAGATCATCGAAGTCCACGTGTCGGTCAACGACGTGTTGGCAGTCGAGCAGTCCCTGCTGACAGTCGAGAGCGACAAGGCCAGCATGGACATTCCGGCCCCACACGCTGGCACGCTCACAAGCCTGCAGGTCAAGGTGGGCGACACGATATCCGCGGGCAGCGTGATCGGCGTGATGGAGCTCGCCGAGTCCGGTTCGGCCGCACCCGCCGCTCACGCGCCTCTCGACGCCCCCGCCGCTGCACCCGAGACACCGGCTGCTGCGTCGATTGCACAGGACACCGACCGACACTGCCAGCTGCTGGTGCTCGGTGCCGGACCTGGCGGCTACTCGGCCGCGTTCCGGGCGGCCGACCTCGGCGTCGACACCGTGCTCATCGAACGCAACCCGACACTCGGCGGTGTGTGCCTGAACGTCGGCTGTATCCCCTCGAAGGCGTTGCTGCACATCGCCGCGGTGATCGACGAAACCGCCCACCTTGCGCACGCCGGCGTGCGATTTGCCGCCCCCGAAGTCGACCTCGACGGCTTGCGCACGCACAAGGACAACGTGGTCGCCAAGCTGACCGGTGGCCTCACCGGCATGGCAAAACAACGCAAGGTGGACGTGGTGCGCGGTGTCGGGACCTTCGCCGGGCCCAATCGCCTCCGGGTGGCCCTCGCCGACGGCGGCGAAACCCACATCGGCTTCGATCGCTGCATCATCGCGGCGGGCAGCGAATCGGTGAACTTGCCGTTTCTGCCGGACGACCCGCGTGTCGTCGACTCGACCGGGGCACTCGAGTTGCCGGCCATCCCCAAGCGCATGCTGGTGATCGGCGGCGGCATCATCGGCCTCGAGCTCGGCTCCGTGTACGCGACCCTCGGCGCGTCGGTGGACATTGTCGAAATGACCGGATCGCTGATGCCGGGTGCCGACCCGGACCTGGTCAAGGCCTGGCAGAAACACAACGCGTCGCGCTTTGACCGCGTGATGCTGAACACACGCACCACGGCGGCCGAAGCGATCGAGGCCGGCATCCGGGTGAGCTTCGAGGGCGAGGCGGCACCGGACGCCGACGTGGTGTACGACTTCGTGTTGCAGGCCGTCGGGCGCAGACCCAACGGCACGCTGCTGCACGTCGAGCAGGCGGCCCTGACGCCGACCGAGCGCGGTTTTCTCGACGTCGACGCGCAGATGCGCACGGCACAGCCCCACATCTTCGCGATCGGTGACATCGTCGGCCAGCCGATGCTGGCACACAAGGCAGTGCACGAAGGGCACGTCGCGGCCGAGGTCATCGCAGGCGAGTTGCTGAACGACGACAAACTCAAAGCGGCGGCCTTCGACCCGATGCAGATCCCGAGCGTGGCCTACACCGACCCCGAGGTCGCCTGGGCCGGCAAGACGGAAAGCGAGCTCAAGGCGGCCGGTATCGACTACCGCAAGGGCCAGTTTCCGTTTGCGGCGTCCGGGCGCGCGATCGCGAACAACCGCACCGAAGGCTTCACCAAGTTGCTGTTCGAGGCCGAGAGCGGCCGGATCATCGGCGGCGGCATCGTCGGCACGGGCGCGGGTGACTACATTGGCGAAGTGTGTCTCGCGATCGAAATGGGTGCCGACGACGTCGACATCGGCAAGACCATTCACCCGCACCCCACACTGGGCGAATCGATCGGCCTGGCCGCTGAAGTGGCGCACGGAAGTTGTACTGATTTACCACCTCAACGCCGCCGCTGA
- a CDS encoding proline racemase family protein encodes MQSSRMITAVEAHAEGEGGRVITGGVPHLPGATVFEKRQFFEAHHDTLRTLMLQEPRGNPALCCNALVPPCHPRADAGFIIMEQTEYPPMSGSNTMCVVTTLLETGILPMAEPTTDLVLEAPAGLIEVRAHCERGKVTRVSFLNVPAFAVHLDVPLEVPDLGTVTVDIAWGGMFFVIASAAQFDLDPVAENGSDTVRLGEALRRAAADQYPVVHPENPAIQVPTISQLTAPPLAGDTDGRGAVVLSTGGARGRQGGLTGALDRSPCGTGTCAKLAVLHAKGLIDVGVDYVNAGPLGTRFTGRIESLTRVGPHPAIVPRLSGTAWISGVSQYLLDPTDPFPSGFTVGDIWA; translated from the coding sequence GTGCAGTCGAGCAGAATGATCACGGCGGTGGAGGCCCACGCGGAAGGGGAAGGCGGTCGGGTGATCACCGGCGGTGTACCGCACCTCCCCGGCGCCACCGTGTTCGAGAAGAGGCAGTTCTTCGAGGCACACCACGACACCCTCCGAACGTTGATGCTGCAGGAGCCGCGGGGCAACCCGGCGCTGTGTTGCAATGCGCTGGTGCCGCCGTGCCACCCTCGGGCCGACGCGGGTTTCATCATCATGGAGCAGACCGAGTACCCGCCGATGTCCGGCAGTAACACCATGTGCGTGGTGACGACGCTGCTCGAGACCGGCATCCTGCCCATGGCCGAACCGACGACCGACCTGGTGCTCGAAGCACCGGCCGGGCTGATCGAGGTCCGCGCCCACTGTGAACGCGGGAAGGTCACACGAGTGAGTTTTCTCAATGTGCCGGCCTTCGCGGTGCACCTGGATGTGCCGCTCGAGGTGCCGGACCTTGGCACGGTGACCGTCGACATCGCCTGGGGCGGCATGTTCTTCGTAATCGCCTCTGCGGCCCAATTCGACCTCGACCCGGTGGCCGAGAACGGCAGCGACACCGTGCGCCTCGGCGAGGCCTTGCGACGTGCGGCGGCCGACCAGTACCCCGTTGTCCACCCGGAGAACCCGGCGATCCAGGTCCCGACAATCTCGCAATTGACAGCGCCACCGCTGGCCGGCGACACCGACGGTCGCGGGGCCGTCGTGCTGTCCACAGGCGGGGCGCGCGGTCGGCAGGGCGGTTTGACCGGCGCGCTTGACCGCTCGCCCTGCGGCACCGGCACCTGCGCGAAACTGGCGGTGTTGCACGCCAAGGGGCTGATCGACGTCGGCGTCGACTACGTCAACGCCGGGCCGCTGGGTACCCGTTTCACCGGGCGCATCGAATCGCTTACCCGGGTCGGTCCGCACCCGGCGATCGTGCCGCGGCTGTCTGGCACGGCGTGGATATCGGGTGTGTCGCAGTACCTGCTCGACCCGACCGACCCCTTTCCGTCCGGCTTCACCGTCGGCGACATCTGGGCCTGA
- the gap gene encoding type I glyceraldehyde-3-phosphate dehydrogenase → MTRVAINGFGRIGRLTLRAWIESGRDDLDVVAVNDLMPVDTMAHLFAYDSSHGRFDGEVVAGSDSLTVAGRRIAVYQQPAPEKLPWGDLGVDTVLECTGRFATREAAARHLDAGAERVLVSAPAKGAEKTVVFGVNHNAMSADDRVVSNASCTTNCVSPVAAALHGALGIERGSVTTVHAYTGDQSLVDAPHKDLRRARAAGVAIVPTATGAARAVGDVLPALAGKLDGQALRVPTLNVSLVELTVSVGTDTTVEEVNAVLERAADGHVMGISKAPLVSLDFNHRSESSIVDTALTRVVDKRLVSVSAWYDNEWGFANRLLDTSVHWSLVSADAEAVA, encoded by the coding sequence ATGACACGAGTTGCTATCAACGGATTCGGGCGTATCGGCCGGCTCACGCTCAGAGCCTGGATCGAATCAGGCCGCGACGACCTCGACGTGGTTGCCGTCAACGACCTGATGCCGGTTGACACCATGGCGCACTTGTTCGCCTACGACTCCAGTCACGGACGCTTTGACGGCGAGGTGGTCGCGGGTTCGGACAGCCTGACCGTGGCGGGCCGCCGCATCGCCGTCTACCAGCAGCCGGCGCCGGAAAAACTGCCGTGGGGTGACCTTGGGGTCGACACCGTGCTCGAGTGCACGGGGCGGTTTGCCACGCGCGAGGCGGCGGCGCGCCACCTCGATGCCGGCGCCGAGCGCGTGTTGGTGTCGGCGCCGGCTAAGGGCGCCGAAAAGACGGTGGTGTTCGGGGTCAACCACAACGCCATGTCGGCTGACGACAGGGTGGTGTCGAACGCCTCCTGCACGACCAACTGCGTCTCGCCCGTGGCGGCGGCCTTGCACGGTGCGTTGGGTATCGAGCGTGGGTCGGTGACCACGGTACACGCCTACACCGGCGACCAATCGCTGGTGGACGCACCGCACAAGGACCTGCGGCGAGCGCGTGCAGCGGGGGTTGCGATCGTCCCGACGGCCACCGGTGCGGCCCGCGCCGTCGGCGACGTGCTGCCGGCGCTTGCGGGCAAGCTCGACGGCCAGGCGTTGCGTGTGCCGACCCTGAACGTGTCACTGGTCGAGCTGACTGTGTCCGTCGGCACCGACACCACGGTCGAGGAGGTCAATGCGGTGCTGGAGCGGGCAGCCGACGGGCACGTGATGGGCATCAGCAAAGCCCCGCTGGTGTCGTTGGACTTCAACCACCGGAGCGAGTCGTCGATCGTGGACACCGCGTTGACGCGGGTGGTGGACAAACGGTTGGTCAGTGTCAGCGCCTGGTACGACAACGAGTGGGGTTTCGCCAACCGGCTGCTGGACACCAGCGTGCACTGGAGTCTGGTGTCAGCCGACGCCGAAGCTGTGGCCTGA
- a CDS encoding DoxX family protein codes for MLDHINETNTAGNNFGKLVLRLTLGVLMLFHGYAKLSGDLVWLENMLAGYNLPPQLAYGVYVGEILAPIMIILGAFCRFGGLIIVVNMGFALFLAHQSELMLLNETGGYALEVQAFFLFTALAMVFLGSGRYAVRPD; via the coding sequence ATGCTTGATCACATCAACGAAACCAACACGGCTGGCAACAATTTCGGCAAGCTCGTCCTGCGCTTGACGCTCGGCGTGTTGATGCTGTTCCACGGCTACGCCAAGCTCAGCGGTGACCTGGTGTGGCTCGAGAACATGCTCGCAGGCTACAACCTGCCGCCACAGTTGGCATACGGTGTCTACGTCGGCGAGATCCTCGCGCCGATCATGATCATCCTCGGCGCCTTCTGCCGTTTCGGTGGGTTGATCATCGTGGTCAACATGGGCTTTGCGCTGTTCCTCGCACACCAGAGCGAACTGATGCTGCTGAATGAAACCGGCGGCTATGCGCTAGAGGTGCAGGCCTTCTTCCTCTTCACCGCGCTTGCCATGGTGTTTCTCGGCAGCGGCCGCTACGCGGTGCGTCCCGACTGA
- the aceE gene encoding pyruvate dehydrogenase (acetyl-transferring), homodimeric type yields MSKRPDTDPTETREWLDALDAVVEHEGVDRAHFLIEQLIDKARRSGANLPYTATTAYINSIPVEQQTPSPGDHELEHRIRSMIRWNATAMVLRANQDDSGLGGHIASFASAATLYDVGFNHFWHAPTKDHGGDLLFIQGHSAPGIYARAFLEGRLSSDDLDKFRREVDGDGLSSYPHPYLMPDFWQFPTVSMGLGPLSAIYQARFMKYLEDRGLSQTGNRQIWAFMGDGEMDEPESLGAISLAGREKLGNLNFVINCNLQRLDGPVRGNGKIIQELEGVFRGAGWNVIKVIWGSYWDPLLARDTEGHLQQVMMDTVDGEYQNFKAKGGAYTREHFFGKHPATKALVSTLADADIWRLNRGGHDPHKVYAAYHAAVNTHDRPTVILAKTVKGYGMGESGEGTNATHQQKKMALEALKKMRTRFEIPLSDEQVEQLEYIKPDTDSPEMTYLHQRRRALGGFLPARKKFAAPLDVPKLAAFQALLDGSGDREMSTTMAFVRILNTLVKDKQIGKNVVPIVPDEARTFGMEGMFRQLGIYSSVGQLYEPQDRDQIMYYKEDKSGQILEEGINEAGAMSSWVAAATAYSTHGVNMVPFYIYYSMFGFQRIGDLAWMAGDMRARGFMLGGTAGRTTLNGEGLQHEDGHSHVLASTIPNCVTYDPCYAYELAVIIQHGLKRMYQDQDDVYHYITVMNENYAHPPMPEGSEEGIIRGIYKLHGAEGETNKVQLLGSGTILREVIEGAKLLKADFGVDADVFSVTSFNELARDGAACQRYNMLNPDKPQREPWVAQVLDESLPTITSSDYIRAWGEQIRPWLKGAYTVLGTDGYGRSDTREKLREFFEVNRFYVVVAALHSLAEDNKVPRSLVGDAMKRYKLSGNKPDPMFA; encoded by the coding sequence ATGAGCAAGCGTCCCGACACGGATCCCACAGAGACACGTGAGTGGCTGGACGCGCTCGACGCTGTGGTCGAACACGAGGGCGTCGACCGTGCGCACTTCCTGATCGAGCAATTGATCGACAAGGCGCGCCGCAGCGGCGCCAACCTGCCCTACACGGCGACCACGGCGTACATCAACAGTATCCCCGTCGAGCAGCAGACCCCGAGCCCTGGCGACCACGAGCTCGAACACCGGATTCGCTCGATGATCCGCTGGAACGCCACCGCCATGGTGCTGCGGGCCAACCAGGACGACTCGGGCCTCGGCGGCCACATCGCGAGTTTCGCGTCCGCCGCGACCCTCTACGATGTCGGCTTCAACCACTTCTGGCACGCTCCGACCAAGGACCACGGCGGCGACCTGCTGTTCATCCAGGGCCACAGCGCACCGGGAATCTACGCGCGCGCCTTCCTCGAGGGGCGCCTGAGCAGCGACGACCTCGACAAGTTTCGGCGTGAAGTCGACGGCGACGGACTCTCGTCCTATCCACACCCCTACCTGATGCCGGATTTCTGGCAGTTTCCGACGGTGTCGATGGGCCTCGGGCCACTCTCGGCGATCTACCAGGCGCGGTTCATGAAGTACCTCGAGGACCGCGGCCTGAGCCAGACCGGCAACCGCCAGATCTGGGCGTTCATGGGCGACGGGGAAATGGACGAGCCGGAGTCGCTCGGCGCGATCTCGCTCGCGGGCCGGGAGAAACTCGGCAACCTGAATTTTGTCATCAATTGCAACTTGCAGCGGCTCGACGGGCCGGTGCGCGGCAACGGCAAGATCATCCAGGAGCTCGAAGGCGTGTTTCGTGGCGCGGGCTGGAACGTGATCAAGGTGATCTGGGGTTCGTACTGGGACCCGTTGCTCGCGCGCGACACCGAGGGTCACCTGCAACAGGTGATGATGGACACCGTCGACGGCGAGTACCAGAATTTCAAAGCGAAAGGCGGTGCGTACACGCGCGAGCACTTCTTCGGCAAGCACCCGGCCACCAAGGCGCTGGTGTCCACCCTCGCGGATGCCGATATCTGGCGACTGAACCGCGGCGGGCACGACCCGCACAAGGTGTACGCGGCCTACCACGCCGCCGTGAACACCCACGATCGCCCCACTGTGATTCTCGCCAAGACTGTCAAGGGCTACGGTATGGGCGAGAGTGGCGAGGGCACCAACGCCACGCACCAGCAAAAGAAAATGGCGCTCGAGGCACTCAAGAAGATGCGCACGCGCTTCGAGATACCGCTGAGTGACGAGCAGGTCGAGCAACTCGAATACATCAAGCCCGACACCGATAGCCCGGAGATGACCTACCTGCACCAGCGGCGACGCGCCCTTGGTGGCTTCCTGCCGGCACGGAAGAAATTCGCAGCTCCCCTCGATGTGCCGAAACTCGCGGCGTTCCAGGCGCTGCTCGACGGTTCGGGTGACCGCGAGATGTCCACCACGATGGCCTTCGTGCGCATCCTGAACACCCTGGTCAAGGACAAGCAAATCGGCAAAAACGTCGTGCCGATCGTGCCCGACGAGGCGCGCACCTTCGGCATGGAGGGCATGTTCCGTCAGCTCGGCATCTACAGCTCGGTCGGCCAGCTGTACGAACCGCAAGACCGCGACCAGATCATGTATTACAAGGAAGACAAGAGCGGTCAGATCCTCGAGGAAGGTATCAACGAGGCCGGCGCGATGAGCTCCTGGGTCGCGGCCGCGACAGCCTACTCCACGCACGGCGTCAACATGGTGCCGTTCTACATCTACTACTCGATGTTCGGTTTCCAGCGCATCGGCGACCTCGCCTGGATGGCGGGGGACATGCGAGCGCGTGGTTTCATGCTCGGCGGCACCGCCGGCCGAACCACACTCAACGGCGAGGGCCTGCAGCACGAAGACGGCCACAGCCACGTGCTCGCCAGCACGATTCCGAACTGCGTCACCTACGACCCCTGCTACGCCTACGAGCTGGCCGTGATTATCCAGCACGGCCTCAAGCGCATGTACCAGGACCAGGATGATGTCTACCACTACATCACGGTGATGAACGAGAACTACGCTCACCCACCGATGCCCGAAGGCAGTGAGGAAGGCATCATCCGCGGTATCTACAAACTGCACGGCGCCGAGGGTGAGACGAACAAGGTGCAGCTGCTCGGCTCGGGCACGATCCTGCGCGAAGTCATCGAGGGCGCGAAACTGCTCAAGGCCGACTTCGGTGTCGACGCCGACGTGTTCTCGGTGACCAGTTTCAACGAACTCGCTCGCGACGGTGCCGCCTGCCAACGTTACAACATGCTCAACCCGGACAAGCCGCAACGCGAGCCCTGGGTGGCGCAGGTGCTCGACGAGTCGCTGCCGACGATCACCTCGAGCGACTACATCCGGGCCTGGGGCGAACAGATTCGGCCCTGGCTCAAGGGCGCCTACACGGTGCTCGGCACCGACGGCTACGGCCGCTCGGACACCCGCGAGAAGCTGCGCGAGTTCTTCGAGGTCAACCGGTTCTACGTTGTGGTCGCTGCGTTGCACTCGCTCGCCGAGGACAACAAGGTGCCACGCAGCCTGGTCGGCGATGCCATGAAGCGGTACAAGCTCAGTGGCAACAAGCCTGACCCCATGTTTGCCTGA
- the mtaB gene encoding tRNA (N(6)-L-threonylcarbamoyladenosine(37)-C(2))-methylthiotransferase MtaB, which produces MNVHLNTLGCRLNEAELETWAEQFRARGATLVPTPDTADLTVLNTCAVTREAVRKSRQTLRRLHRANPNGKLVVTGCHATLSEASVAAELGVDLVLDNAAKDSLVDTALAKLELPVMPEIATAPAEPSLFMRNRHRAFIKVQDGCRYRCTYCIVTTARGAERSRPIAEVVDEINRLATLGVQEAVLTGVHVGGYGSDLDCHLSNLVEAILADTDLPRLRFASVEPWDLPQGFWRLFDNPRLMPHMHLPLQSGSDSVLRRMARRCKTAEFEAMVADARAQVPGFNVTTDIIVGFPGETDAEWQETLATVERIGFGHMHIFSFSEREGTKAARLPDPVDSAVKAARSQALHALADQLKHGTLMSMVGTRQRVLWEGQGLLTDDGITVQTGYTENFVRVERRSPAPTDPATVTDVDITSVHRGPKGWVLAAPA; this is translated from the coding sequence ATGAACGTACACCTCAACACCCTTGGATGCCGGCTGAACGAAGCCGAACTGGAAACCTGGGCGGAGCAGTTTCGCGCACGCGGTGCGACCCTCGTGCCGACACCGGACACGGCTGACCTGACCGTGCTCAACACCTGCGCGGTGACCCGCGAGGCTGTGCGCAAATCCCGCCAGACGCTGCGGCGTCTCCACCGCGCCAACCCGAACGGCAAGCTCGTTGTCACCGGTTGCCACGCCACGCTGTCCGAGGCAAGCGTGGCGGCCGAACTCGGCGTCGACCTGGTGCTGGACAACGCCGCCAAAGACAGTCTGGTCGACACGGCACTGGCAAAGCTCGAACTGCCGGTGATGCCGGAGATCGCCACCGCACCGGCCGAACCCTCATTGTTCATGCGCAACCGGCACCGGGCGTTCATCAAGGTCCAGGACGGCTGCCGCTACCGCTGCACCTACTGCATTGTCACCACGGCCCGAGGTGCAGAACGGTCCCGCCCGATCGCCGAGGTGGTCGATGAGATCAACCGCCTTGCGACGCTCGGCGTTCAGGAGGCGGTGCTCACGGGCGTGCACGTCGGCGGCTATGGCTCGGATCTCGACTGCCATCTCAGCAACCTGGTCGAGGCCATTCTGGCTGATACCGATCTGCCGCGCCTGCGTTTCGCGTCGGTCGAGCCCTGGGACCTGCCGCAGGGTTTCTGGCGACTGTTCGACAACCCGCGCCTGATGCCGCACATGCACCTGCCGCTGCAAAGTGGGTCAGACAGCGTGCTCAGGCGCATGGCACGGCGTTGCAAGACCGCGGAATTCGAAGCCATGGTCGCCGACGCCCGTGCACAGGTGCCGGGCTTCAACGTGACCACCGACATCATTGTCGGTTTTCCCGGCGAGACCGACGCCGAGTGGCAGGAGACGCTCGCCACCGTCGAGCGGATCGGCTTCGGCCACATGCACATCTTCAGCTTTTCCGAACGCGAGGGCACCAAGGCAGCACGCCTCCCGGACCCGGTCGACAGCGCGGTCAAGGCCGCGCGCTCGCAGGCGTTGCACGCCCTCGCCGATCAACTCAAGCATGGCACGCTGATGTCGATGGTGGGCACGCGCCAACGCGTGCTGTGGGAGGGCCAGGGTCTGCTCACGGACGACGGCATCACGGTGCAAACCGGCTACACCGAAAATTTCGTGCGCGTCGAGCGCCGCAGCCCCGCGCCAACCGACCCGGCCACGGTCACAGACGTGGATATCACGTCAGTTCACCGTGGCCCGAAGGGGTGGGTGCTGGCCGCCCCGGCCTGA
- the aceF gene encoding dihydrolipoyllysine-residue acetyltransferase: MSQQIEVRVPDIGDSGEVEVIEVLVAVGDTVAEEQSLVTLESDKASMDVPSSHAGTVVAVNVSTGDAVSQGTVIVTLEGAAASGAVASGAAASGDAAPAADADATDSAPEPATPSASQAVPVTVPDIGTDTVTVIEVMVKPGDTVDAEQALLTLESDKASMDLPSPQAGEIVQVDVEVGSTVSEGDQVAVLRASGAAAVAAAAVAAAADAAKDQPAAPAAVPDAPPPPPAAPASTAPAPRAPAASRSPTAALSGNTGKKAHASPSVRKFARELGADITQVSGTGPKGRILKQDVTDFVRGVVENAGSVGVNASGRASAGGAGIPPIPEVDFSRFGPIERVPLSRINKLSAANLHRSWLNVPLVTHNDEADITELEAFRKSIKEDAAERGVRVSSLSFQMIALARALKAFPKFNASLSPDGEALIYKQYYHIGIAVDTPNGLVVPVFRDVDTKSVFDLAEEMMDVSKRAREKKLKPDEMQGACMTISSLGGIGGTHFTPLVNAPEVAILGVSRAKMQPVWNGDSFEPRLMLPLSLSYDHRAIDGADAARFCAYLSTLLGDIRRLML, translated from the coding sequence ATGAGCCAACAGATTGAAGTGCGCGTCCCGGACATTGGCGATTCTGGCGAGGTCGAGGTCATCGAGGTGCTGGTTGCGGTCGGCGACACCGTCGCGGAGGAGCAATCGCTGGTCACGCTCGAGAGCGACAAGGCCAGCATGGACGTGCCGAGTTCGCACGCCGGCACGGTGGTCGCTGTGAACGTCAGCACCGGCGATGCCGTGTCGCAGGGCACCGTCATCGTCACCCTCGAGGGCGCCGCTGCGTCGGGCGCCGTCGCGTCGGGCGCCGCTGCGTCGGGCGACGCCGCGCCGGCTGCCGACGCCGATGCGACCGACAGTGCACCGGAACCGGCCACGCCCAGCGCGAGCCAGGCCGTGCCGGTGACCGTGCCGGACATCGGCACGGACACGGTCACGGTGATCGAGGTGATGGTCAAGCCCGGCGACACGGTCGACGCGGAGCAGGCCCTGCTGACGCTGGAGAGCGACAAGGCCAGCATGGACCTGCCGAGCCCGCAGGCCGGAGAGATCGTGCAGGTCGATGTGGAGGTCGGCAGCACGGTCTCCGAGGGCGACCAGGTCGCCGTGCTCCGCGCGAGTGGTGCGGCAGCCGTCGCTGCGGCAGCCGTCGCTGCGGCAGCCGATGCTGCGAAAGACCAACCGGCCGCGCCCGCCGCCGTGCCCGACGCACCGCCGCCACCCCCCGCTGCCCCTGCAAGCACGGCACCGGCGCCTCGCGCGCCCGCCGCGTCGCGCTCGCCGACAGCGGCGTTGTCCGGCAACACCGGCAAAAAAGCCCACGCCAGCCCGTCGGTGCGCAAGTTCGCGCGCGAGCTGGGTGCCGACATCACGCAAGTCTCGGGTACCGGACCGAAGGGCCGGATTCTCAAGCAGGATGTCACCGACTTTGTCCGGGGCGTGGTCGAGAACGCCGGCAGTGTGGGCGTCAACGCCAGCGGCCGCGCCAGCGCTGGCGGGGCCGGCATTCCACCGATACCCGAGGTCGACTTCTCCCGCTTCGGTCCGATCGAACGCGTCCCGCTGAGCCGGATCAACAAGCTCTCGGCGGCCAACCTGCACCGGTCGTGGTTGAACGTGCCACTGGTGACCCACAACGACGAGGCCGACATCACCGAGCTCGAGGCCTTTCGTAAATCGATCAAGGAAGACGCGGCCGAGCGCGGCGTGCGCGTCAGCAGCCTCAGCTTCCAGATGATCGCCCTGGCGCGCGCGCTGAAGGCGTTCCCGAAATTCAACGCCTCGCTCTCGCCCGACGGCGAAGCGCTGATCTACAAGCAGTACTACCACATCGGCATCGCGGTGGACACGCCGAACGGCCTGGTGGTGCCCGTGTTCCGTGACGTTGACACCAAGTCGGTGTTCGACCTCGCCGAAGAGATGATGGACGTCTCCAAACGCGCGCGGGAAAAGAAACTCAAACCCGACGAAATGCAGGGCGCCTGCATGACAATCTCCAGCCTGGGCGGCATCGGCGGCACGCATTTCACCCCGCTGGTCAACGCGCCGGAAGTCGCGATCCTCGGCGTCTCGCGCGCCAAGATGCAACCGGTGTGGAACGGCGACAGTTTCGAGCCCCGGTTGATGTTGCCGCTGTCGCTCTCCTACGACCACCGTGCAATCGACGGCGCCGACGCCGCCCGCTTTTGCGCCTACCTCTCCACGCTGCTCGGCGACATTCGCCGGCTGATGCTCTAG
- a CDS encoding GNAT family N-acetyltransferase: MALLLHDVPAPQASEAIRPSAVRSRAITAADRFFTAQLIELTLRRWIECDVGRWNAAAMTRHIGARCAEGRWRVLMVDGTRIGFFALEESSRELRLEQLFIHPDWQGQGIGLRLVEQCQARGRRRCKPIRLSVLHSNPARRFYQRCGFVEESRTRTARKLVWFPS; the protein is encoded by the coding sequence ATGGCCCTGCTGTTACACGACGTTCCCGCACCGCAGGCCTCCGAAGCCATTCGCCCCAGCGCCGTCCGCTCGCGGGCGATCACGGCCGCCGACCGCTTTTTCACAGCACAGCTCATCGAGCTCACGCTGCGCCGTTGGATCGAGTGCGACGTCGGGCGCTGGAACGCGGCCGCGATGACGCGGCACATCGGCGCACGGTGCGCCGAGGGCCGCTGGCGGGTGCTCATGGTCGACGGCACGCGAATCGGCTTCTTCGCGCTGGAGGAATCAAGCCGCGAACTTCGCCTGGAGCAGCTGTTCATCCACCCCGACTGGCAAGGCCAGGGCATCGGCTTGCGCTTGGTCGAACAGTGCCAGGCGCGGGGCCGCCGACGCTGTAAACCGATCCGCCTGTCGGTGTTGCACTCCAACCCGGCCCGGCGTTTCTACCAACGCTGCGGCTTTGTGGAAGAATCGCGGACCCGCACGGCGCGGAAACTGGTCTGGTTTCCGAGCTGA